The Micromonospora sp. M71_S20 genome has a window encoding:
- a CDS encoding collagenase — protein sequence MRTTRTRNRRGWPAVPLALALALGLTPMASSGTAHAASPRPTGAAPSDAGLGSGAGDAHVRRAPLPLSERAPLPSSREELRRDYDRPDDGGRRNAPSTRGAAAAPCAVGDFTSRTGSALVQQIRASTTDCVNTLFSLSGSDASQAFREAQMTSVAYGLRDNAASYDGTNGTGTAQLVLYLRAGYYVQWNHPATVGSYGPTLRTAIRAGLDTFFANGRSGDVNDVNGEVLAEAVTLIDSAEENARYLYVVKRLLTGYNSSYDSSSWMLNAVNNVHTVLFRGHQLPEFVSAVTADPSVLDTLYAFATGKRALLGTDRGYLVSNAGRELGRFLQHTALRSKVRPLARGLLDLSAMTGSTATLWVGVAEMTDYYDKPNCAYYDTCDLQARLAAAILPVTFTCGSTIRVRAQQMTSAQLDWACASMRNQDAYFHSVAADKGPVADDRNTTIEVVVFDSSADYQTYGGPMFGIDTNNGGMYLEGDPAVAGNQPRFIAYEAEWLRPTFEIWNLNHEYTHYLDGRFNMYGDFTDNIATPTIWWIEGFAEYVSYSYRELTYGTAITEAGKKTYPLRTLFDTTYSHDTTRVYRWGYLAVRYMLQSHRGDVTTLLGHYRTGNWNAARTLLTDTIGSRYDADWYAWLDACSAGNCGGATNPPANQAPVAAFTSATTGLSATFTDQSTDGDGSIAARSWTFGDGTTSTATNPTKTYRAAGTYPVTLTVTDDKGATARTSRSVTVTGDPAALPECTGGDLRALGRNCQRGNLQATAGNLHYLYLQVPAGTASLTITSSGGTGDADLYYSPSGWATTSTYTQRSVTSGNGETITINNPAPGYHYVSLHAKQAFSGVTVRSEY from the coding sequence GTCCCGCTCGCACTGGCGCTGGCGCTCGGGCTGACCCCGATGGCCTCCTCCGGCACCGCGCACGCGGCGTCACCCAGGCCGACCGGCGCCGCCCCGAGCGACGCCGGCCTCGGCTCCGGCGCTGGCGACGCCCACGTCCGGCGGGCGCCGCTGCCGCTGAGCGAGCGGGCCCCGCTTCCCTCGTCCCGCGAGGAACTGCGCCGCGACTACGACCGGCCCGACGACGGTGGGCGGCGCAACGCCCCGTCGACGCGCGGGGCGGCCGCCGCGCCCTGCGCGGTCGGCGACTTCACGAGCCGGACCGGCAGCGCCCTGGTGCAGCAGATCAGGGCGTCCACCACCGACTGCGTGAACACCCTGTTCAGCCTCTCCGGAAGCGACGCCTCCCAGGCCTTCCGCGAGGCGCAGATGACCAGCGTGGCGTACGGGCTGCGGGACAACGCCGCCTCCTACGACGGCACCAACGGCACGGGTACCGCCCAGCTCGTGCTGTACCTGCGGGCCGGGTACTACGTGCAGTGGAACCACCCCGCCACCGTGGGCTCGTACGGCCCCACCCTGCGCACCGCCATCCGCGCCGGGCTGGACACGTTCTTCGCCAACGGCCGCTCCGGCGACGTCAACGACGTCAACGGCGAGGTACTGGCCGAGGCGGTCACCCTCATCGACAGCGCGGAGGAGAACGCCCGCTACCTGTACGTGGTGAAGCGGCTGCTGACCGGCTACAACAGCTCGTACGACTCTTCGTCGTGGATGCTCAACGCCGTCAACAACGTCCACACCGTGCTGTTCCGGGGCCACCAGCTGCCCGAGTTCGTCAGCGCCGTCACCGCCGATCCGAGCGTGCTGGACACGCTGTACGCCTTCGCCACCGGCAAACGGGCCCTGCTCGGCACCGACCGGGGCTACCTGGTCTCCAACGCCGGCCGCGAACTGGGCCGCTTCCTCCAGCACACCGCCCTGCGGTCGAAGGTGCGGCCGCTGGCCCGGGGCCTGCTCGACCTGAGCGCGATGACCGGCTCCACCGCCACCCTCTGGGTCGGCGTCGCGGAGATGACCGACTACTACGACAAGCCGAACTGCGCCTACTACGACACCTGCGACCTCCAGGCGCGCCTGGCCGCGGCGATCCTGCCGGTCACCTTCACCTGCGGCAGCACCATCCGCGTCCGCGCCCAGCAGATGACCTCCGCCCAGCTCGACTGGGCGTGCGCGAGCATGCGCAACCAGGACGCCTACTTCCACTCGGTGGCGGCGGACAAGGGTCCGGTCGCCGACGACCGCAACACGACCATCGAGGTGGTGGTCTTCGACTCCAGCGCCGACTACCAGACGTACGGCGGGCCGATGTTCGGCATCGACACGAACAACGGCGGCATGTACCTCGAAGGCGACCCGGCGGTCGCCGGGAACCAGCCGCGCTTCATCGCCTACGAGGCGGAGTGGCTGCGCCCCACCTTCGAGATCTGGAACCTCAACCACGAGTACACCCACTACCTCGACGGTCGCTTCAACATGTACGGCGACTTCACCGACAACATCGCCACCCCCACCATCTGGTGGATCGAGGGCTTCGCCGAGTACGTGTCGTACTCGTACCGGGAGCTGACCTACGGCACCGCGATCACCGAGGCCGGAAAGAAGACATACCCGCTGCGTACGCTCTTCGACACCACGTACAGCCACGACACCACCCGCGTCTACCGGTGGGGCTACCTGGCGGTGCGGTACATGCTCCAGTCGCACCGCGGCGACGTCACCACGCTGCTCGGGCACTACCGCACGGGCAACTGGAACGCCGCCCGCACGCTGTTGACCGACACCATCGGCAGCCGCTACGACGCCGACTGGTACGCCTGGCTCGACGCCTGCTCGGCCGGCAACTGCGGCGGCGCCACCAACCCGCCCGCGAACCAGGCCCCGGTCGCGGCGTTCACGTCTGCCACCACCGGGCTGAGCGCCACCTTCACCGACCAGTCCACCGACGGCGACGGCAGCATCGCCGCCCGGTCCTGGACCTTCGGCGACGGCACCACCTCGACGGCGACCAACCCCACGAAGACCTACCGCGCCGCCGGCACGTACCCGGTCACGCTCACCGTCACCGACGACAAGGGCGCCACCGCCAGGACCTCCCGGAGCGTCACCGTCACCGGCGACCCCGCCGCGCTGCCCGAGTGCACCGGCGGCGACCTGCGGGCGCTGGGCCGCAACTGTCAGCGCGGCAACCTCCAGGCCACCGCCGGGAACCTGCACTACCTCTACCTCCAGGTTCCGGCCGGCACCGCCAGCCTGACGATCACCTCGTCCGGTGGCACCGGCGACGCGGACCTGTACTACAGCCCCAGCGGCTGGGCCACCACGAGCACGTACACCCAGCGGTCGGTCACCAGCGGCAACGGTGAGACGATCACGATCAACAACCCGGCCCCCGGCTACCACTACGTCAGCCTGCACGCCAAGCAGGCGTTCAGCGGGGTCACCGTGCGGTCGGAGTACTGA
- a CDS encoding NAD(P)/FAD-dependent oxidoreductase yields the protein MECDGLAVGFGFTPQVELAVALGCATRLDSDGSLVLAVDAAQTTSVPGVYAAGEVTGVGGAALALVEGQLAGGAAALSLSRPPPWSARRHDRLLRARRRLRRFATALHAVHPVPAGWPDWCADDTLVCRCEEVPAGAVRRAVRELSATDARGAKLLTRAGMGWCQGRVCGYATACLAAREAGRTAGAADLAGYASRPLAQPVTLDELAAEE from the coding sequence GTGGAGTGCGACGGCCTCGCGGTGGGCTTCGGATTCACCCCGCAGGTGGAGTTGGCCGTGGCCCTGGGCTGCGCGACCCGGCTGGACTCCGACGGCAGCCTGGTGCTGGCCGTCGACGCGGCCCAGACGACCTCGGTGCCGGGGGTGTACGCCGCCGGTGAGGTCACCGGCGTCGGCGGTGCCGCCCTGGCGCTGGTGGAGGGACAGCTGGCCGGGGGCGCCGCCGCGCTCTCTCTCAGCCGTCCGCCGCCCTGGTCGGCCCGCCGGCACGACCGCCTGCTGCGTGCCCGGCGTCGGCTGCGCCGGTTCGCGACGGCGCTGCACGCGGTCCATCCCGTGCCGGCCGGCTGGCCGGACTGGTGCGCCGACGACACGCTCGTCTGCCGGTGCGAGGAGGTGCCCGCCGGAGCGGTCCGGCGGGCGGTGCGGGAGCTGTCCGCCACCGACGCCCGTGGCGCGAAGCTGCTGACCCGGGCCGGGATGGGCTGGTGCCAGGGGCGGGTCTGCGGCTACGCCACCGCCTGCCTGGCGGCGCGGGAGGCGGGCCGGACGGCCGGTGCGGCCGACCTGGCCGGGTACGCGTCCCGTCCGCTGGCGCAGCCGGTCACGCTCGACGAACTCGCCGCCGAGGAGTGA